A single window of Montipora capricornis isolate CH-2021 chromosome 14, ASM3666992v2, whole genome shotgun sequence DNA harbors:
- the LOC138031685 gene encoding uncharacterized protein, which translates to MFYNNFECSIILENFITEAFLVNSGVRQGCILSPIILLVTIDWVMRQTTSERPREIQWTLFSHLKYLLKILIDVLSSTPAHLQEKSDDLNMNAKMMGLTISNKKNATRPVSIDGEPSEHIEEFTYLGSVISTDSSVQRDIKSRTSSPGLHLVDSKTSESLNSIALRLKCPSKTVTLSLCYCMALNVGGIFKRDISKVSAFHNSCLRKINNIFCSNKISNNDLYLF; encoded by the coding sequence ATGTTCTACAATAACTTTGAATGCAGTATCATCCTCGAAAATTTCATTACAGAAGCATTTCTAGTAAACTCCGGAGTGCGCCAGGGATGCATACTCTCGCCCATCATCCTCCTTGTTACAATCGACTGGGTGATGCGCCAAACAACTTCCGAACGCCCCCGTGAAATACAGTGGACTCTGTTCTCTCACCTTAAATACCTGCTAAAGATATTAATTGACGTCCTTTCTTCAACACCTGCCCATCTTCAGGAGAAATCGGACGATCTTAATATGAATGCCAAGATGATGGGACTGACTATCAGCAATAAGAAGAATGCAACAAGGCCAGTCAGCATCGATGGAGAACCGTCAGAACATATTGAAGAGTTCACTTATCTCGGGAGTGTGATCAGTACGGATAGCAGTGTCCAGAGGGACATCAAGTCCAGGACATCAAGTCCAGGTTTGCATTTAGTAGACTCAAAAACATCTGAAAGTCTAAACAGTATAGCCTTAAGACTAAAGTGCCCATCTAAAACAGTAACGTTAAGTCTGTGTTACTGTATGGCTCTGAATGTAGGGGGAATTTTCAAAAGGGACATATCCAAAGTCAGTGCCTTTCACAATAGCTGTCTGCGAAAGATCAACAACATCTTCTGTTCCAACAAAATTTCCAACAACGACCTTTACCTTTTCTAA